Below is a window of Desmonostoc muscorum LEGE 12446 DNA.
TGTAAAGACTAATAGGATGGTTTTATGGAAGTAGGTAGTGTCAGTAAGTAGAAAGAATTAACGATTCTTAAATTTTGGAAGAAAAATATTGGCTTAAATATAAGTATGCAATTAAGGTAGAAATTGCATACCGAGGTAGCAATGTTGACAGAAGGTGAGTTTAGCTCATGGTCTGCATCACTCTCATTGTCATCACAGCAGTATGGAATGATTCAAAGTATACGGAGTTCTCCACCTTCCAGACGAGTCAGGGGAAGGGTTGGGAATGTTGTCGGGCGATATCCCAGTAAAAAAATGGGAGTGATAATTCAGTTTGAGAGCCACCGGAACGAATTGGCACGAATATATGAAATGGAATATGACCCAGAGGTTTTAGAATATTACGACCAACCACCAAAAATCAAATTGCAATACTGCTGTTTAAATGGAAGACAAATAGGAGTATTACATACACCAGACTTTTTTGTAATTAGACGAGATCAGGCAGGTTGGTCAGAATGTAAAACAGCAGATGAACTGGAAAAATTAGCATCAAAAATGCCAAATCGTTACCAGTCAGATAGTAACGGCAATTGGCGATGTCCCCCAGGAGAAGAGTTTGCCAAAAATTGGGGATTATATTATCAAGTTTGCTCCGACCAAGAAATTAATTGGAGGAAACAGAGAAATCTCTATTTTTTAGAAGATTATTTATCGGATAAATTAGAAGTTCCCACACAAGAGATAGTTGAAACAATCAAAATAATCTCCGCTAGTCCAGGAATAAAATTATCAGAGTTAATTGCAGCAGGAATCAATGCAGATTACATATATAAATTGATAGCAGACCAAAGGATATATGTGGACTTAGAATCATCCGCGCTATGCTCAGAAGCAGAAAGAGTGAGTTTTAAAATTCCCTATAAAACCACCAGAGACCAGAAAAATTATTCCCGAAGAAATTCAACCATATGAGGAGTTTTGGTAATGCATTCTCCCGCAGGCTTATCCCAAGAGTTATTAACAGCATCTGATGCGGATAAAATAAATTATTTTACTAACTTTACAGTAGTACATCGGCTTTTAAAGCAAGCTTATGAAGAATTGTTAGATGCGGTGAACAATCCAGGGGGTGCATCATTAATTTTCTTGTTTGGTCCTACAGGTGTGGGAAAAACAACCCTCTTATCTCAAGTAATGAAAATCATCTTTGAACAAAACCAAGGTTTAATGATGCAAGATTTAGCATATCTTCCCATTGCGGGAGTAGAAGCGCGTTCTCCAGACAGCGGTTCTTTTGATTGGAAAGATTACTACAAAAGCGTTTTAATTGCTTTAAGAGAACCATTTGCTGATTATAAGGTTAGAGTATCTAGTAGTCGGGTTTATGCTAGTGGTAGCGAACAAAAAACAGTAAAAGTTAAGCCTAACCTCGGTGATTTACGAGCTGATGTAGAGTATATATTTAGACAGAGACAGTTAAAAATTTTTCTAGTTGATGAAGCGCAACGTTTTGCCAAAATAGCTTAAATGAGGAAGTAGCTGACAACCATTCATCGGCAGATTCGGCAACGAAAATCAAACGCCAAAAACACTATCCTGGCGAACGAAATCCCAAAAGAGATATTGTTGGAGGTGGAAATGCTTGATAATCAATTGAACTTAAAACCCCCTTGGTATACTCAACAAATAGATGTACCACAACGTAGTCATTTATATCCTTTAAAACCACTATTATTAGGAACAGCGTTTACTGAAAGTTTGACCAGCTACATTACACGTTTAGCTGCAACTCACCAAATTCCCACAGGAATTTTACTGGCTCAGGAATTAGCCCCTAAAATTAATCGCTATAAAGGACCAAATCCAGATAGTTTATCACAGATATTTTTCCACATCTTTTTTAACCAAACAGGTGCATGGAATGGAACTGGAACTATGGCACTTGAGCCTTTATTAGTTTTACAAAAGCTAACTCAACAGCCTATCTTAAAATATTTAACATTAATACCTTGGTCAAAAGTTGTACCAACTAGAAATCTCTTGCGTAAATATAAGGCTTGGTGTCCGTTATGTTATTCGGAATGGAGCAACAATGGTCTTCCACTTTACGAGCCATTAATTTGGTCTATTTCAACAGTTAAAATTTGTTCTAGACATCAGTATCCTTTAATGAATTATTGTCCCAACTGTGGTCAAAATGTTTACTTGTTAGCTTGGAATACTAAAAATGGATTTTGCTGTAGATGTCATTATTGGTTGGGTACAGCTTGTTCAATGCTAGAATCAAAATTCTATCATACCGAAGAAGGAGAATGGCACAATTTTGTTGCCCAACAAGTTGGAGAACTAATTGCTCAAACACCATATTTAATTGAACCACCAAATCGAGAATCAGTCGCTCTAGCTATAAATAAGTGTATTGATGTTGTGACTCAGGGTAATGCTAAAGCTTTTGCCGAACAAATGCATTTAAGTCTTACTGTTCCTAGAGATTGGCGTGTTGGCAATGCATTGCCTCAACTTAATAAACTATTACGTGTATGCTACCGATTATCAATTTCTCTAATTGATGTTTATCTCGGCCGCCTTAATCTTGATAGCTCTATAGTTTTAAAGGATTTACCATTATCCGAACAATACTCTCAAACTAATCGCCCATTTGATCTAAATAAAGTGCGTTCCTTTTTAGAACTACATCAAGAATCTTTTCCACCCCAATCGCTCAAACACCTTGCATTCCAAATTGGTTATGACTCAGCTGATTTGTCCCGACACTTACCCGATTTGTGTCGTCGAATATCTGCACGTTATAAATTACACACCAAATCTTGTTTAAAACCCCGTGTATAATATTTATGATCTTCCGTGCCTTTATACTTTCTTTCCTTTGTGGAAGCACTTCATGGCAGTGCCCTTGTGGAAGCACTTCGTGGCAGTTACTGCCATCAAGTGGTTCAAGTAACAAGCCCCTTTGTTTGCTGCTTTCCGATCGCATTGCCCCGAAAGGGGATGGAAACACAAAAGCAAACCCAGATTTTCCCCAACAGGGATGAAAACGGGCGTTGCTGAATTTGAATATAAAATTTGAAAAATCAACTCTTCTCAACTCTTACTCTCTGCGACTCTGCGTCTCTGCGCGATCCAAATTCATATTTCTACTCAACAACGCCCGGATAAAAACGTTATAGAAACACGATTAATTGACTACTGTGCGTAATACGACGCTTGCCGAACACGACTGCAAAGCACTACTCTGGAAAACTTAAGCAGTCAGCATTTTGGACAAATGAAAAATTGTTTAAAACTTACCTTTGACAGCGGACGAACAGCATTAGCTATTCGAGTTAATCAGCAAACAGAATTACCAAATACTCTAAAACAAATAGGACTTAGTGATTCACGTCCTGTTTTAGTAGTGGTGGGCGGTGCAAGTAACATCAGTGAAGCCGACTTTCTCCGCATTCAACGGTTGTTTGTAGAAATTTTAGCCCCCATCGCTGAAACTTTGGGCGCTTATGTCGTAGATGGGGGTACGGATGCGGGAGTTATGCGATTAATGGGTGCGGCTCGTACCCAGATAAGTGCTAAGTTTGGTTTGGTTGGTGTGGCACCTGAAAGCAAAGTGGCTTTACCCAATGAATTAAAAGTTGCTGATTTGACACCATTAGAGCCAAATCATACCCATTTTTTGCTAGTTCCTGGTAGTAATTGGGGCGATGAATCTCCTTGGATATCTGATGTTGCAACGGTGTTAGCTGGTGGCGCACCTTCGGTGACTGTACTTTTGAACGGTGGTGAAGTTACCTTTAAGGATGCGTTTTCTAGCGTGAATACTGGTAGGTTAGTTGTAGCGATCGCTGGTAGTGGTAGAACCGCAGATATACTTGTTGGTGCTTTGGTTGGAAACGCCACGGACGATCGCGCTCAAGAGTTAGCAAAATCTGGTAAATTGCAGTATATCGACTTGATCGATATGGAGAAGGGAGTTGATAACTTAGGCAAAATAATTCAGGGTTTGCTTTCCACCAAGGAGTAAATAATGGCAAAAAAAGATAATTATCAAGAATTTTTAAAGGAAGATTTTAACAAATTATTTGCAGGGATGCAGTTAGGCGATGTCCAAAGACATTTTTTGCGATCGCGCTGGTTAGACCAAGTACTTTGGATGGAAGGTAAGGCAAATTTTGCACGCGATCGCCATTACTTTTGGCGGCTAACAACTATTATTGGTGGCGTCATTCTCCCGGCCTTAATCACTCTAAATATTAATACTACTTCTGCTGAAACTAAGCTTCAAAAAAATTTTCTTATCGGTTCAACTTTTTTTATTAGTCAATTAGTTGCTATTAGTGCTGCCATTGAAGAATTTTTTCACTATGGAGAACGCTGGCGACACTATCGCCGCACGGTGGAATCTTTGAAAACCCAAGGATGGCAATTTTCGCAATTGACAGGTCCTTATCGTAATTATACAAGTCACGAACAGGCATTTAATTTGTTTGCTGGTCAGGTAGAAGATATTATTCAGCGAGATGTGGAAGTATACGCCACTCAAGTTGTGCAAGATAAGAAAGAAGAACAACAGAATCAACAAAACTATATTCTGATGCAAAATACAAAAATAACTAATCTTGAAGACAATAAAGAAGAAGAATAGTCAGAATTCAGGAGTCAGAATTCAGGATTCAGAGAATATTTAAAAATCTGCGGGTTGGGGAATTTTGGATTTTACGACGAAAAGTTGGAGTTGAGGTTTACTGTGATAAAAGCTTTTCAAGACGAATTCTCGATTGATTCAATTCTGACTTCTGACTTCTGAATTCTGAATTCTTTAAATAAACTCCCCCCTGTTAGATAAAAACAAGGGGAGAGCTAAAACTAAAGTCCGGTAGGGTAATCGGGCTATTTAAGTTTTTATTATTTATCAACTTTATCTTATTCCTCCTAAAGACAGATAAATATCCGATTATAATTCCATGTTGGTAGCTTTTGAAAAAAATTCCCCATTTCTCAAGAGAAATAGGGGATATGGAGTTAAAGTTCGTCAGGTGATCGGAATATCTGTTTATTTTGTCCTGATACTATGTTTCTCAATTCCTCCGTTAGATAGATAAATAGCTAATCAATATACTCATGGATGTATTATTCAGCACTGTAATGCCAAAGAACATCCCTTGCATTACATATCAGAAAAAAAGAGGGTGAAAGCCGTCCTATTTCAAGCTTCACTTTCTTATACTTGTCGTGGATCTTCATCAGGTGGATGCCAACCACCTTTGATCCACAGACGACGCGCTTTGAGAATAGACCCTTCGTTGTGACGTTCATCATTGAGGTCTAAACGATTACAAGTAGCTCGTTCTGTGGAAGTAATGCCAACAATTTTTAGACCATCTGCTGACCAAATAAAGTGGTCATACCACTTTTGTTGCCGTGGATTAAACAGAGGTATTATTTCTCCTGTATTCGGATCAATTCCAGTTGTAAAATTATAGCGATATCCATTACAACGCTGACAAGCTAATCCTAAATTATCGTGGTCATCTGAACCGCCAAGAGATTGAGGCATAATATGGTCAATAGAAAATAAAGCGGCACTTGCTTCTTCTGAAGAATGACAGTATTCGCAAAGAAATTTAGCTCTTTCTCTCACGAATTTTTTCGTAGCATCATTAACTGTCATGACTCAGAAATGATTTTGGCATTAAGCAAGGTAAAAATTCTATCCAGTTCCAATATGCCTGACAATTCAGCTTCTTCTTCTGAAGTTAGCAATCCGCCTTTTTTCTTCTGTGACAGTTCTTCAAGTCGAGACTGCAATTCTTCAGTAAATTTAAATAAATATATGTCCCTAACTTTACTGAGTTTGATTCCAGAATCTACCCAGAATGAGGGTTGAACCATCATTTGAGTAATCATAAGCTGTGTGTTTCGTTTAATTGAGCGGACTGGTGATATTCTAACAACGAATTTTGCATTGGGCATGGGGCATTAAAATAATTCGTAATTCGTAATTCGTAATTCGTAATTACGTTTTGTAACGGGGATTTAACCCCGACACAAAACGTTCTGCCTGTAGAGGCAGGGGAATTAAACTGAACATACTTTGTTAAAAAGTCAAAAGTCAAAAGATTCTTTCTTTTTACTTTTGCCTTTTGACTTGCTCTTCCCCATCTTCCTCAATGCACGAGATGAAGTTACCTTAGCCCCCCTTGGGCACAACATCTCCAGGGCCGGCGGTGACAATCACCAAATTTTCCGGCTTAATTAAATCCTCAATTACTTGTTTGATTTGAGCCATATTAACTGCCTGAATTTGCTCAGGAAATTCTCGAATTTCTGCTCGTGAAAGTCCCAAGGCAGCATTATCTAAAATGATACTAGATACATTACTAGGATTGGCTAAATCTACAGGATAGCTGTTAGTAATTGAGCGTTTTGCTGTGTTTAATTCAGCCTCAGTCACTCCTTGTTCGCGTAATTGTTTGAGTAAAGCAACAGTACTGGCGATCGCTTTTTGGGCATCTCCGGGAGCAGTCTGCATTTGAATCAAGAAGGGACCGGGATTAATTCCGGCGGCAAAAGCACTGTAAATACCGTAGGTTAAACCCTGGCGATCGCGCACTTCCGTACCCAAGCGGCTCGCTAAGGTATCACCACCCAAAATTTGATTCAGCACCAATGCTGCATAAAAACGCTTGTCTTTCCTGGAAATACCGTTGTAGCCGATGTAGGTTACTGCCTCAGCTTTACCGGGAATTACTGGATTTAAACGTTTCAAAGTTTGCGGGAATGACACGGACGGAACTTTGAGAACAGGTGGCTTACCTGTGGCTTGCCATTTACCAAATTTCTCATTCAGCAAAGCTTTTACCTTAACTGGATCGAAGTCTCCAACTATTGCGATCGCTGTGGTATCCGGTCGATAATGTTTTTGGTAGAAACCAAGCAAATCATCACGAGTAATGTTTTTTAAACTCTCTTCTGTGGGAAAGCTATGAAACGGATGATCTTCTGGGTAAATTGCCTGTTGAAATACCCGTCTTCCCAGTCCTGTGGGGTCATCTAGCTGGACTTTTAAACTTGTCAGTGCCCTTTGGCGACTGAGTTCTAATTGGTCGGCGGGGAAAGTAGCGTTTTCTAAGACATCTGCCAGAGTTTGAATCAATATTGGCAGGTTTGCTGACAAGCCCTCACCAGTTATATTTACACCTTCGCGGCTAGCACTGAAATCTAAACCGGCTCCTTGGTCTTCTAAGGTTTTTGCTAGGGTGAGAGCATTTTTAGTCTGGGTTCCATTCATTAAGTTGATTGCAGTTAGATTCGCTAATCCGGCTTTTTGATTACCGTCAAACTCAGTACCAGCATCAATTTTGCCACTGATATTAATTGTCGGAACATTGCGATCGCTTAATAACAAAACCCGCAAACCATTATTCAAGGTAAACTCTTCTGGAAGCGATTGTTTGTTAGAGTCTGTAGCTGATGTGGCAGCTGGCAGATATTTAGCCAGTTCTGCTGGGTCTACAGGTTTACCAGGGCTGAAATTTTCCACCGTGCGACCAGAACCAGCGCTAGAAGTTCCTGGTTGACCATCTGGTTGGGTCGGCTCAAAGTAGCCGATGGTTTGTTTAGCAGGATTGAGGTAAGTTTTGGCTGCTTTTTGTATTTGGGCTGGGGTGACTTTGGCGATCGCAGCAAGATACTTTTCAATAAAATGATAATCCCCGGCCACAGTTTGGTTATATCCCAGTTGGTTAGCCTGACTAGTGATGTCCTGGTTACCAAGTATATAAGAAGCTTGCAGTTGCGTTTTGGCTCGCTTCAATTCTTCCGGGGTGACTGGCTGCTGTTGCAATTTTGTCAAAGTTTCCTGGAGTACCTGAGCAATTTTACTTAACTGTTGACCCGGAGCCGCCGTAGCACTAATTTCATACCAACCCGGTTCGATGAGTTCCGCAGCACCACCACTAACTGAACTAGCAAGTCCAGATTCCACCAAAGCCTGGTAAAGCCTAGAACTACGTCCACCTGTGAGAACAGCATCCATGACATCAATTGCCGGAACATCGGGATGCTTGATGTCTGGGAGAGGATACAGCGTTTGTAGTAGTGCTGCGCTTCCAGGTTGCTTCAGGACGATGGGTGCTTTTTGATTAGCAGAGGTGGGTGAAGAAGACGCGGGGAGGGAGGAAGACGTGGAGAGTGGGAGGCGCGGTGACGCTGTTAACGAACTCTGCGTGTCCCCGCGTAAGAGCGTCCCCGCGTCCCCGCCTCCTGTTTTTGCCAGCTTCCCATAAGTTTCTTTCACAACTTTGAGTACAGGTTCTGTGGCAAAATCCCCGGTAATCACCAAGGTGGCATTTTCTGGGCTGTAGTAGGTTTGGTAGTAATTCCGCACCTGCTCCACCGTGAATTTCTCGACATCGGCTTTTGTACCTCCCACTGGTAAGCCATAGGCTCGATTGGGGAAAGCATTTCGCATGACTTCTCGATTCAAACGATACTCAGGTGAATTTTCGTAGCCTTGTAATTCCGAGATTACTACGCGCTTTTCACTTGTGAGTTGCTCAGAACCAATTAAAGCATTTTTCATGCGATCGGCTTCTAGTGTCAGCAATGCTTCGAGTTTGTCTCGCTGCACTGTGCCAAAATAGGCTGTTTCGTCATAACTAGTAAAGGCGTTGAACTGGCTACCCAAGGCACTAAACAACCGTCCAAACTGAACTGGACGGTCGGTTGTGCCTTTGAACA
It encodes the following:
- a CDS encoding TnsA endonuclease N-terminal domain-containing protein produces the protein MLTEGEFSSWSASLSLSSQQYGMIQSIRSSPPSRRVRGRVGNVVGRYPSKKMGVIIQFESHRNELARIYEMEYDPEVLEYYDQPPKIKLQYCCLNGRQIGVLHTPDFFVIRRDQAGWSECKTADELEKLASKMPNRYQSDSNGNWRCPPGEEFAKNWGLYYQVCSDQEINWRKQRNLYFLEDYLSDKLEVPTQEIVETIKIISASPGIKLSELIAAGINADYIYKLIADQRIYVDLESSALCSEAERVSFKIPYKTTRDQKNYSRRNSTI
- a CDS encoding ATP-binding protein, with translation MHSPAGLSQELLTASDADKINYFTNFTVVHRLLKQAYEELLDAVNNPGGASLIFLFGPTGVGKTTLLSQVMKIIFEQNQGLMMQDLAYLPIAGVEARSPDSGSFDWKDYYKSVLIALREPFADYKVRVSSSRVYASGSEQKTVKVKPNLGDLRADVEYIFRQRQLKIFLVDEAQRFAKIA
- a CDS encoding TniQ family protein, which codes for MLDNQLNLKPPWYTQQIDVPQRSHLYPLKPLLLGTAFTESLTSYITRLAATHQIPTGILLAQELAPKINRYKGPNPDSLSQIFFHIFFNQTGAWNGTGTMALEPLLVLQKLTQQPILKYLTLIPWSKVVPTRNLLRKYKAWCPLCYSEWSNNGLPLYEPLIWSISTVKICSRHQYPLMNYCPNCGQNVYLLAWNTKNGFCCRCHYWLGTACSMLESKFYHTEEGEWHNFVAQQVGELIAQTPYLIEPPNRESVALAINKCIDVVTQGNAKAFAEQMHLSLTVPRDWRVGNALPQLNKLLRVCYRLSISLIDVYLGRLNLDSSIVLKDLPLSEQYSQTNRPFDLNKVRSFLELHQESFPPQSLKHLAFQIGYDSADLSRHLPDLCRRISARYKLHTKSCLKPRV
- a CDS encoding DUF4231 domain-containing protein → MAKKDNYQEFLKEDFNKLFAGMQLGDVQRHFLRSRWLDQVLWMEGKANFARDRHYFWRLTTIIGGVILPALITLNINTTSAETKLQKNFLIGSTFFISQLVAISAAIEEFFHYGERWRHYRRTVESLKTQGWQFSQLTGPYRNYTSHEQAFNLFAGQVEDIIQRDVEVYATQVVQDKKEEQQNQQNYILMQNTKITNLEDNKEEE
- a CDS encoding HNH endonuclease, producing the protein MTVNDATKKFVRERAKFLCEYCHSSEEASAALFSIDHIMPQSLGGSDDHDNLGLACQRCNGYRYNFTTGIDPNTGEIIPLFNPRQQKWYDHFIWSADGLKIVGITSTERATCNRLDLNDERHNEGSILKARRLWIKGGWHPPDEDPRQV
- a CDS encoding M16 family metallopeptidase, which gives rise to MKLRAYMLIGFFLSILLSLVPFSGNFTIAATPKAPAPVSALSFTQGVQKTVLDNGLTVLTKEVHTAPVVSVQVWYKVGSRNEVKGENGISHQLEHLMFKGTTDRPVQFGRLFSALGSQFNAFTSYDETAYFGTVQRDKLEALLTLEADRMKNALIGSEQLTSEKRVVISELQGYENSPEYRLNREVMRNAFPNRAYGLPVGGTKADVEKFTVEQVRNYYQTYYSPENATLVITGDFATEPVLKVVKETYGKLAKTGGGDAGTLLRGDTQSSLTASPRLPLSTSSSLPASSSPTSANQKAPIVLKQPGSAALLQTLYPLPDIKHPDVPAIDVMDAVLTGGRSSRLYQALVESGLASSVSGGAAELIEPGWYEISATAAPGQQLSKIAQVLQETLTKLQQQPVTPEELKRAKTQLQASYILGNQDITSQANQLGYNQTVAGDYHFIEKYLAAIAKVTPAQIQKAAKTYLNPAKQTIGYFEPTQPDGQPGTSSAGSGRTVENFSPGKPVDPAELAKYLPAATSATDSNKQSLPEEFTLNNGLRVLLLSDRNVPTINISGKIDAGTEFDGNQKAGLANLTAINLMNGTQTKNALTLAKTLEDQGAGLDFSASREGVNITGEGLSANLPILIQTLADVLENATFPADQLELSRQRALTSLKVQLDDPTGLGRRVFQQAIYPEDHPFHSFPTEESLKNITRDDLLGFYQKHYRPDTTAIAIVGDFDPVKVKALLNEKFGKWQATGKPPVLKVPSVSFPQTLKRLNPVIPGKAEAVTYIGYNGISRKDKRFYAALVLNQILGGDTLASRLGTEVRDRQGLTYGIYSAFAAGINPGPFLIQMQTAPGDAQKAIASTVALLKQLREQGVTEAELNTAKRSITNSYPVDLANPSNVSSIILDNAALGLSRAEIREFPEQIQAVNMAQIKQVIEDLIKPENLVIVTAGPGDVVPKGG